Genomic window (Streptomyces yatensis):
TACACCGCGACCCACAAGCGGGTCTGGTTCCAGCTCGACTTCCCCGACCGCCCGGCCGGAACCCGAGCCGCGGGGCCCGCCCTGCCCTCCAGCGCCCTGCCCATCGCCGACGCCCGGGTCCGGGTCGGCGTCGTCCAGGTCGACAGCGGCGGTCTGATCAGCGCCTGGAACGACGACGCTCAGGAGCTGTTCGGCTACCCACCGGAGCAGGTCATCGGCAAGCCGCTCACCGACCTCGCGGCCTGGCCCCACACCCCCGGCACCGGCACCGGCGTCGCCGAGGCGCTCCTGCTCTCCCGCTGGGAGGGCTCCTACGGCATCCGCGGCGCCGACGGCCGCGTCGCCCCCGTCTACGCCTCCCATCTGCGCATCCGCGATGCCGAGGGCGAGCCGTCCACCGTCTGTCTGCTGGTGCGCGAACGCGAGCGCGCGGTGCTGCAGAGCCCGATGCGCGCCGCCAATGTCGACACCGCCGAAACCTCCGACCGGGGCCAGGCCACCGACGCCTTCGAGGTCTTCATCGGCTCCCCGGCCCCCGACGACCTCGACGGTCTGCTCCAGCGCACCGTCGAACGGGCCCGCGACATGCTCGACGGCGACGCCGCCTATCTGCTGCTCGCCACCGACGACGAGACCGAGTTGGAGGTCCGCGCCTCCACCGGGCTGCCCTCCGCCCGCCAGCGCTTCGCCCGCGTCCCCGTCGAAGCGGGCACCGGACGCTACGGCTCGGCCCGGATGCCCGCCGTCCACGAGGACCTGTCCGCGGTGCCCGGCGCCGTCCCACTGCTGGTGAACACGGGGATGCGCTCCGTCGTCACCGTCCCGCTCAAGGTCGAGGGCCGGCTCACCGGCTCGCTCGGCGTCGCCGCCGAGTCCCCCGCCCGCTACAGCAACGAAGAGGCCCTGCGGCTGCAGTTCGCCGCCGACCGCATCGCCCTCGCCGTCGAGCGCGCCCGCCTCACCGAGCTGGAGCGGCTGCGCCGCGGCTCCCTGTCCTTCCTCGTCGAGGCGTCCGACCTCCTCGCCGGCACCCTGGACCGCGACCAGACGCTGGCACTGATGGCCCAGATGACCGTGCCCACGCTGGCCAGTTGGTGCGCCGTCTATACGGTCGCCGACCAGGCGTCCGAGCCCGAGCTGTCGTACGTCCTGCACGAGGACGAGGACCGCATCGACGGGCTCAAGGCCCTGCTGATGAAGATCGACCCACCGGAGCAGGTCCCCACCGGCGGGGCCCGCGGCTGGTCCGGCCCCTACGACGCGGCCCACGCCGCCGCCCTGCGCACCTCGCTGCGCAGCCTCAGCCTCGGCGACTCCGCCCGCCCCTCCTCCGGCCCCGGCGCCTCGCTCGCGACCGCCTCGGCGGTCGGCGGGGAGACGGTCGTGCTGCCCCTGGTGGCCCGTAACCGCGTCATCGGCATGCTCATCCTCGGCAAGCCCACCGACGAGCACTTCCGCCAGGAGAACCTGGAGCTCGCCGAGGACCTCTCCCGCCGGGCCGCGCTCGCCCTGGACAACGCGCGGCTCTACTCGGAGCGCACCGCCATCAGCCAGTCCCTGCAGCGCAGTCTGCTGCCGCCCGAGCTGCCCGAGGTCCCCGGAGTCGAGGTCGAGGTCATCTACCGCGCCGCGGGCGAGGGCAATGAGGTCGGCGGCGACTTCTACGACCTCTTTCCGATCCGCGACGGGGCGTACGGCTTCGCCATCGGCGACGTCTGCGGCACCGGTCCGGAGGCCGCCGCGGTCACCGGACTCGCCCGGCACGCCCTGCGGCTGCTCGCCCGTGAGGGTTTCGGGGGCCCGGCGGTCCTGGAGCGGCTCAACGCGGCCATCCTCGACGAGGGCGCCCGCAGCCGCTTCCTGACCCTCCTCTACGGGGAGTTGTGGCCGCAGCACGACGGCAGTGCCGTCCTCAAGGTCGTCTGCGCCGGGCACCCCCTGCCGCTCCGGCTGCGCCAGGACGGCAGCGTGGAGGCGGCGGCCGAGCCCCAGCCGCTGCTCGGCGTCATGGAGGACCTCGAGCTGTACGAGCAGACGGTGACGCTCGACCCGGGCGATGTGCTGCTGTGCGTCACCGACGGTGTGACGGAGCGGCGCGAGGGCACCAGGATGCTCGGCGACGACGGCCTGATCGACGTCCTCACGACCTGTACCGGCCTTACGGCGGGCGCGGTGGCCGCCCGGGTGCTGCGGGCCGTCGAGCGCTTCGCGGCGGAGCCGCCGTCGGACGACATGGCGATCCTGGCGATGCGCGTCCCCGAGCCCGCCGACTCCTGAGGCGGGCGGCCGGGGACGCCGGGACGCCCCGGCGCAATGCCCGAACACGACAAAGCCCGAACATGACGAAGGCCCCCGCCATATGGCGGGGGCC
Coding sequences:
- a CDS encoding SpoIIE family protein phosphatase → MITARAAATFEPVGRSVAAARTFVRDTLQGWGLTDIVDDAVVLTSELVTNAVVHAGTTADVVCIRADTGVRVEVADRYPEREVPLQSNGGHHFGNPDREGGRGLLLCAALAGRWGVEYTATHKRVWFQLDFPDRPAGTRAAGPALPSSALPIADARVRVGVVQVDSGGLISAWNDDAQELFGYPPEQVIGKPLTDLAAWPHTPGTGTGVAEALLLSRWEGSYGIRGADGRVAPVYASHLRIRDAEGEPSTVCLLVRERERAVLQSPMRAANVDTAETSDRGQATDAFEVFIGSPAPDDLDGLLQRTVERARDMLDGDAAYLLLATDDETELEVRASTGLPSARQRFARVPVEAGTGRYGSARMPAVHEDLSAVPGAVPLLVNTGMRSVVTVPLKVEGRLTGSLGVAAESPARYSNEEALRLQFAADRIALAVERARLTELERLRRGSLSFLVEASDLLAGTLDRDQTLALMAQMTVPTLASWCAVYTVADQASEPELSYVLHEDEDRIDGLKALLMKIDPPEQVPTGGARGWSGPYDAAHAAALRTSLRSLSLGDSARPSSGPGASLATASAVGGETVVLPLVARNRVIGMLILGKPTDEHFRQENLELAEDLSRRAALALDNARLYSERTAISQSLQRSLLPPELPEVPGVEVEVIYRAAGEGNEVGGDFYDLFPIRDGAYGFAIGDVCGTGPEAAAVTGLARHALRLLAREGFGGPAVLERLNAAILDEGARSRFLTLLYGELWPQHDGSAVLKVVCAGHPLPLRLRQDGSVEAAAEPQPLLGVMEDLELYEQTVTLDPGDVLLCVTDGVTERREGTRMLGDDGLIDVLTTCTGLTAGAVAARVLRAVERFAAEPPSDDMAILAMRVPEPADS